From Miscanthus floridulus cultivar M001 unplaced genomic scaffold, ASM1932011v1 fs_705_1_2, whole genome shotgun sequence, the proteins below share one genomic window:
- the LOC136532772 gene encoding WRKY transcription factor WRKY51-like — MAVDLMSCGGGAGAYEQLAFQEAAAAGLRSLELLASSLSSPCAAGRAESPPLGQIADQAVSRFRRVINLLDRTGHARFRRAPVAAVVEPMETETTLQAASLAAAEQPPQKKALLALDFTEPVPVPVPAVAGTKAAAPAVSGTSTSFLSSVTAGGGEGSVSKGCSLAVSSGKPPLPKRKLPCPTSVPQQAHHQHQHQHPAESGGAGGRCHCSKKKGSRQGLSRRTVRVPEAAAAAPGSHVPASSDIPADDYSWRKYGQKPIKGSPYPRGYYRCSSVKGCPARKHVERAADDPAMLVVTYEGDHRHDAAAGAVRSLAA, encoded by the coding sequence ATGGCGGTGGACCTGATGTCCTGCGGCGGCGGGGCGGGGGCGTACGAGCAGCTGGCGTTccaggaggcggccgcggcggggctGCGCAGCCTGGAGCTGCTGGCTTCCTCGCTGTCGTCCCCGTGCGCCGCGGGGCGGGCGGAGTCGCCGCCGCTCGGGCAGATCGCCGACCAGGCGGTGTCCCGGTTCCGCCGCGTCATCAACCTGCTGGACCGCACGGGGCACGCCCGGTTCCGCCGCGCGCCCGTCGCCGCGGTGGTGGAGCCGATGGAGACGGAGACGACGCTCCAGGCCGCGTCGCTTGCGGCGGCGGAGCAACCGCCTCAGAAGAAGGCCCTGCTGGCGCTGGACTTCACCGAGCCGGTCCCGGTCCCGGTCCCGGCGGTGGCGGGGACCAAGGCGGCAGCGCCGGCCGTGTCCGGGACCTCGACCTCGTTCCTGTCGTCCGTGACCGCGGGCGGCGGCGAAGGGAGCGTGTCCAAGGGGTGCAGCCTCGCCGTGTCCTCCGGCAAGCCTCCCCTCCCGAAGCGCAAGCTCCCGTGCCCCACCTCCGTTCCCCAGCAGgcgcaccaccagcaccagcaccagcaccccgCCGAgtccggcggcgccggcgggcgTTGCCACTGCTCGAAGAAGAAGGGGAGCCGGCAGGGCCTGTCCCGGCGCACGGTGCGCGTGCCCGAGGCCGCGGCCGCAGCGCCGGGGTCCCACGTGCCGGCGTCGTCGGACATCCCCGCCGACGACTACTCGTGGCGCAAGTACGGGCAGAAGCCCATCAAGGGGTCCCCTTACCCGCGCGGCTACTACCGCTGCAGCAGCGTCAAGGGCTGCCCCGCGCGGAAGCACGTGGAGCGCGCCGCCGACGACCCGGCCATGCTCGTCGTCACCTACGAGGGCGACCACCGCCACGACGCAGCCGCCGGCGCCGTCCGCTCCCTCGCGGCCTGA